In Anaerobacillus isosaccharinicus, one genomic interval encodes:
- a CDS encoding MerR family transcriptional regulator has translation MGDHIRRNMPLFPMSIVKKLTELTARQIRYYEEHGLIFPARTEGNQRLFSFNDVDRLLEIKELIDQGVNISGVKHVFLMKQQGKLANPEVLQNSDPKVRKELTDHQLRSYLKSELMMAGRFGKASLIQGELSRFFH, from the coding sequence TTGGGAGATCATATAAGACGAAACATGCCACTGTTTCCAATGAGTATCGTAAAGAAGCTTACTGAATTAACAGCGAGACAAATTAGATACTATGAAGAGCACGGGTTGATTTTTCCGGCTCGTACAGAAGGGAACCAACGTCTATTTTCCTTTAATGACGTTGATAGACTTTTAGAAATCAAAGAGTTAATCGATCAAGGTGTTAATATTTCTGGTGTAAAGCACGTTTTTCTAATGAAGCAGCAAGGGAAACTCGCAAACCCAGAAGTCCTCCAAAATAGTGATCCAAAAGTACGTAAAGAATTAACGGATCATCAGCTAAGAAGTTATTTAAAAAGTGAATTAATGATGGCAGGACGATTTGGTAAAGCATCGTTAATACAAGGAGAACTATCAAGATTTTTTCATTAA
- the glnA gene encoding type I glutamate--ammonia ligase, with protein sequence MGAKFSREDIMRLAEEENVRFLRLQFTDLLGIIKNVEVPISQLTKVLDNLMMFDGSSIEGFVRIEESDMYLYPDIDTWVVFPWTSEKGKVARLICDVYDATGAPFAGDPRGVLKRVLAEAKELGFTSFNIGPEPEFFLFKVDEKGEPTLELNDKGGYFDLAPTDLGENCRRDIVLELEDMGFEIEASHHEVAPGQHEIDFKYADAITTCDNIQTFKLVVKTIARKHGLHATFMPKPLFGVNGSGMHCNMSLFKGNENVFYDKSTETGLSETAMSFLAGILKHAEAFTAITNPTVNSYKRLVPGYEAPCYVAWSMRNRSPLIRIPASRGLSTRIEVRSPDPAANPYLAMATMLAAGLDGIKNNLTPPPSTDRNIYVMNKEERIEAGINDLPATLKEALDKLRADEVITTALGEHALEHFCEAKEIEWDMFRTQVHPWEREQYMSNY encoded by the coding sequence ATGGGAGCAAAATTTTCAAGAGAAGACATTATGAGATTGGCTGAAGAGGAGAATGTAAGGTTTTTACGTTTACAATTTACTGACTTATTAGGAATAATTAAAAATGTAGAAGTACCGATAAGCCAATTGACAAAAGTATTAGATAACTTAATGATGTTTGATGGTTCTTCAATTGAAGGGTTTGTTCGTATTGAAGAGTCTGATATGTACTTGTATCCTGATATAGATACATGGGTAGTGTTCCCATGGACAAGTGAAAAAGGGAAAGTTGCTCGTTTAATCTGTGATGTATATGATGCAACAGGTGCACCTTTTGCAGGTGACCCTCGTGGAGTACTAAAACGAGTATTAGCTGAAGCGAAAGAACTTGGCTTCACATCGTTCAATATCGGACCAGAGCCGGAGTTCTTCTTATTCAAAGTTGATGAAAAAGGCGAACCGACTTTAGAATTAAATGATAAAGGTGGCTATTTTGACTTAGCGCCTACAGACTTAGGGGAAAATTGTCGTCGTGACATCGTTCTAGAACTTGAAGACATGGGCTTTGAAATTGAAGCTTCTCATCATGAAGTGGCGCCAGGACAACACGAAATTGACTTTAAATATGCCGATGCAATCACAACTTGTGATAACATTCAAACGTTTAAACTAGTTGTTAAAACAATTGCTAGAAAACATGGCTTACACGCTACATTCATGCCAAAACCTTTATTTGGAGTAAATGGTTCAGGAATGCATTGTAACATGTCATTATTTAAAGGGAATGAAAACGTATTTTATGATAAATCAACTGAAACAGGTTTAAGTGAAACGGCAATGAGCTTCTTAGCAGGTATCCTCAAGCATGCTGAAGCGTTTACGGCAATCACAAACCCAACAGTCAACTCTTATAAACGCTTAGTGCCTGGGTATGAAGCACCTTGTTACGTAGCTTGGTCAATGCGTAACCGTAGTCCACTAATCCGTATTCCAGCTTCTCGTGGTTTAAGTACACGTATTGAAGTACGTAGCCCAGACCCAGCAGCTAACCCATATCTAGCAATGGCTACAATGCTTGCTGCAGGTCTTGACGGAATTAAAAATAATCTTACTCCTCCTCCATCAACAGACCGTAACATCTATGTTATGAATAAGGAAGAGCGTATTGAAGCAGGGATCAATGATCTTCCTGCAACATTAAAAGAAGCACTTGATAAGCTTAGAGCTGATGAAGTAATCACAACTGCTCTTGGAGAGCACGCATTAGAACACTTCTGTGAAGCGAAGGAAATCGAATGGGATATGTTCCGTACGCAAGTTCACCCTTGGGAGCGCGAGCAATACATGTCGAACTACTAA
- the lexA gene encoding transcriptional repressor LexA — MNKVSKRQQEILDFIKDEVRKKGYPPSVREIGEAVGLASSSTVHGHLSRLEKKGFIRRDPTKPRAIEVLDLKGEDFEQATPNTSYVPIIGKVTAGEPITAYENVEDYLPLPEKFVGDDKVFVLVIQGDSMIEAGIFDRDMVIVRQQQTANNGDIVVAMTEEDEATVKRFFKEKDFIRLQPENSSMEPIILQNCSILGKVIGVFRSVH, encoded by the coding sequence ATGAATAAGGTATCAAAACGGCAGCAAGAAATATTAGACTTTATTAAGGATGAAGTTCGTAAAAAGGGGTATCCACCTTCAGTTCGAGAGATCGGTGAAGCAGTAGGTTTAGCATCTAGCTCTACTGTTCATGGACATTTATCTCGTTTAGAAAAAAAAGGTTTTATTCGAAGAGACCCAACTAAACCTAGAGCAATTGAGGTACTAGATCTAAAAGGGGAAGATTTTGAACAAGCAACTCCTAACACTTCCTACGTTCCAATCATTGGTAAAGTAACTGCCGGAGAGCCTATTACTGCTTATGAAAATGTCGAAGACTATCTACCCCTCCCCGAAAAATTTGTCGGTGATGACAAAGTCTTTGTTCTTGTTATCCAAGGAGATAGTATGATTGAGGCTGGAATTTTCGATAGAGACATGGTGATCGTAAGACAACAGCAAACTGCTAATAACGGCGATATTGTTGTCGCGATGACAGAAGAAGATGAAGCAACGGTAAAACGTTTCTTTAAAGAAAAAGATTTTATTAGACTTCAACCAGAAAATTCTTCTATGGAGCCTATCATTCTACAAAACTGTTCGATCTTAGGTAAAGTTATCGGTGTGTTTCGTTCAGTACATTAA
- the yneA gene encoding cell division suppressor protein YneA: MNKIRISSIQDMSYIILFFIIVVFMLMSIKVSAQPKYESLVEVEVSSGDTLWSIATKYSEGMTIPSYIALIKVENNLKDHHIYPGQVLYVPQLNSIKVGTANESDYLLSSKY, encoded by the coding sequence TTGAATAAAATTCGAATTTCTTCAATCCAAGATATGAGTTACATTATTTTGTTTTTTATCATAGTCGTTTTTATGTTAATGTCTATTAAAGTTTCTGCTCAGCCCAAATATGAATCTTTAGTAGAAGTTGAAGTTAGCTCTGGCGACACGCTGTGGTCAATTGCCACTAAGTATTCCGAAGGGATGACGATACCGTCTTACATCGCGTTAATAAAAGTAGAAAACAATCTTAAGGATCATCACATTTATCCGGGACAAGTCTTATATGTTCCCCAACTAAATTCAATAAAGGTAGGAACTGCAAATGAAAGCGATTATTTACTGTCGAGTAAGTACTGA
- a CDS encoding YneB family resolvase-like protein encodes MKAIIYCRVSTDKLTQHSSLTRQKEELALLAKKNNFTIYKIIEEKASGYEIEREGIFELLEDFKEKRADVLLIQDDTRLGRGNTKIALVHQLIKYDIQIQTINDDGELKLSETDTLVLDIVSVVEEYQRKLHNLKIKRGMKKAIENGYNPLENLGNSNSGGRNKKEVPIEEIIRLKTMKLTFREIAATLRGFGYDVSKATVHRRYQEHLLKNEEGLHFPQ; translated from the coding sequence ATGAAAGCGATTATTTACTGTCGAGTAAGTACTGACAAGTTAACGCAACACTCTTCTTTAACAAGACAAAAAGAAGAATTGGCTTTACTAGCTAAGAAAAACAATTTCACGATTTATAAAATAATTGAGGAAAAGGCTAGTGGATATGAAATAGAGAGGGAAGGTATTTTTGAACTTTTAGAAGACTTTAAAGAAAAAAGAGCGGATGTGTTACTAATCCAAGATGACACACGTCTAGGGAGAGGTAATACGAAAATTGCACTCGTTCACCAATTGATCAAATACGATATTCAAATCCAAACAATAAATGATGACGGAGAATTAAAACTCTCAGAGACAGATACATTAGTTTTAGATATTGTCAGTGTCGTTGAGGAATATCAAAGAAAGCTTCATAACTTAAAAATAAAAAGAGGCATGAAAAAGGCGATTGAAAATGGATACAATCCCCTCGAAAATCTTGGGAATTCTAATTCAGGTGGCCGAAACAAAAAGGAAGTACCAATTGAGGAAATTATTAGACTTAAGACGATGAAGTTAACATTCCGAGAAATTGCCGCCACGCTAAGGGGATTTGGATACGACGTTTCAAAAGCCACTGTACACCGCCGCTACCAAGAACATCTTCTAAAAAATGAAGAGGGGTTACATTTTCCTCAGTAA
- a CDS encoding DUF896 domain-containing protein, translated as MLSKEKINRINELSKKAKENNLTTEEAIEQQQLRQEYIQTFRSSFNNQLHSIKVVDEKGEDVTPGKLKMSKEKGNSHLKH; from the coding sequence ATGTTATCTAAAGAAAAAATAAATCGAATTAACGAGCTGTCAAAAAAAGCAAAAGAAAACAATCTTACAACGGAGGAAGCTATTGAGCAACAACAATTGCGACAAGAATATATTCAAACGTTTCGGTCTTCGTTTAATAACCAACTTCACTCGATTAAAGTTGTAGACGAAAAAGGTGAGGATGTTACCCCAGGTAAATTAAAAATGAGTAAGGAAAAAGGAAATAGTCATTTAAAGCATTAA
- the tkt gene encoding transketolase: MTINVDELAINTIRTLSIDSIEKANSGHPGMPMGAAPMAYSLFAKYMNHNPSNPNWFNRDRFVLSAGHGSMLLYSLLHLSGYDLSLEDLQSFRQWGSKTPGHPEFGHTPGVDATTGPLGQGVAMAVGIAMAEKHLAAVYNKEDLQIVDHYTYSICGDGDLMEGVSAEASSLAGHLKLGRLIVLYDSNDISLDGELNRSFSESVEDRYKAYGWQVIRVEQGNDIEEINKAIELAKQDDRPTLIEVKTTIGYGSPNKAGKSASHGAPLGKDEIKLTKEAYKWSYEQEFHIPEEVSEVFAAVKKSGITKEAQWNELMKQYEAQYPELASELKLAISGDLPEGWDQNLPVYEGGKDNVATRSSSGEVLNALANNISQIFGGSADLASSNKTMLKGKGDFTRDDYSGRNIWFGVREFAMGAALNGMALHGGVKVFGATFFVFSDYLRAAIRLSALMKLPVTYVFTHDSIAVGEDGPTHEPVEQLASLRAMPGISVIRPGDSNETVAAWKLALESKDEPTILVLSRQDLMTQEATKELAYEGVKKGAYVISPAKGEANGILLASGSEVQLAVEAQKQLETEGIFVSVVSMPSWDRFEKQSQEYKNSVIPQDVKARVAIEMGSSLGWHKYAGDKGAVIAIDQFGASAPGEKIMAEYGFTVENVIAKLKATFEN, from the coding sequence ATGACGATTAATGTTGATGAATTAGCAATTAATACGATACGTACTTTATCGATTGATAGTATTGAGAAAGCAAACTCTGGTCACCCAGGTATGCCTATGGGGGCGGCTCCGATGGCATATTCACTTTTTGCAAAGTATATGAATCATAACCCAAGTAATCCTAATTGGTTTAATAGGGATCGCTTTGTATTATCTGCAGGTCATGGCTCTATGCTGTTATATAGCTTACTACATCTTTCTGGATATGATTTATCATTAGAGGATCTACAAAGTTTCCGTCAGTGGGGAAGTAAAACACCAGGTCACCCTGAATTTGGACATACTCCAGGGGTAGACGCAACAACTGGTCCTTTAGGACAAGGGGTTGCTATGGCAGTTGGAATCGCTATGGCTGAGAAACACCTAGCTGCTGTCTATAATAAAGAAGATCTACAAATCGTTGATCATTATACATATTCAATTTGCGGTGACGGAGACTTAATGGAAGGTGTATCAGCTGAGGCTTCATCACTAGCTGGGCACTTAAAATTAGGCCGTTTAATCGTGTTGTACGATTCAAATGACATTTCTTTAGATGGTGAATTAAATAGATCTTTTAGCGAAAGCGTTGAAGATCGTTATAAAGCATACGGTTGGCAAGTTATTCGAGTAGAACAAGGAAACGACATCGAAGAAATTAATAAAGCAATTGAGCTTGCAAAGCAAGATGATCGTCCGACTTTAATCGAAGTGAAAACAACAATCGGATATGGATCACCGAATAAAGCAGGGAAATCAGCATCACACGGTGCGCCACTTGGTAAAGATGAAATTAAGCTAACAAAAGAAGCTTATAAGTGGTCATACGAACAAGAGTTCCATATTCCTGAAGAAGTTTCAGAAGTTTTTGCTGCTGTAAAAAAATCGGGAATTACTAAAGAAGCACAGTGGAATGAGTTAATGAAGCAATATGAAGCACAGTACCCTGAGCTTGCTAGCGAATTAAAGCTCGCTATCAGTGGGGATCTTCCAGAAGGGTGGGACCAAAACCTACCTGTTTATGAAGGTGGCAAGGATAATGTTGCAACACGTTCTTCATCAGGAGAAGTACTTAATGCTTTAGCAAATAATATATCGCAAATCTTTGGAGGTTCTGCAGACTTAGCCTCTTCTAATAAAACAATGTTAAAAGGTAAAGGCGACTTCACAAGAGATGACTACAGTGGAAGAAACATTTGGTTTGGAGTAAGGGAATTTGCGATGGGAGCAGCCTTAAATGGTATGGCACTTCATGGTGGCGTAAAAGTATTTGGTGCAACATTCTTCGTCTTCTCTGATTACTTACGTGCGGCTATTCGCTTATCAGCACTTATGAAGTTACCTGTTACGTATGTGTTTACACATGACAGCATTGCTGTTGGTGAAGATGGTCCTACTCATGAGCCAGTTGAGCAATTAGCTTCACTTCGTGCTATGCCTGGTATTTCAGTTATTAGACCTGGTGATAGCAACGAGACAGTTGCGGCTTGGAAACTTGCACTTGAAAGTAAAGATGAGCCAACAATTCTTGTATTATCACGTCAAGATTTAATGACTCAGGAAGCAACAAAAGAACTTGCTTATGAGGGTGTCAAGAAAGGTGCTTATGTTATCTCACCTGCAAAAGGGGAGGCTAATGGTATCTTACTTGCATCAGGGTCTGAAGTTCAATTAGCTGTTGAGGCACAAAAACAACTTGAAACTGAAGGGATCTTTGTTTCTGTAGTAAGTATGCCAAGTTGGGATCGCTTTGAGAAGCAATCACAAGAATATAAGAACTCAGTTATTCCTCAAGATGTAAAAGCTCGTGTTGCAATTGAAATGGGCTCATCTTTAGGATGGCATAAATACGCTGGTGATAAAGGTGCTGTTATTGCCATTGACCAATTTGGTGCATCAGCTCCAGGTGAAAAAATTATGGCTGAGTATGGCTTTACTGTAGAAAACGTTATTGCAAAATTAAAAGCTACGTTTGAAAACTAA
- the sirA gene encoding sporulation inhibitor of replication protein SirA has protein sequence MRHYYIYLLKPEISTNYFGKEWLIFQLFVEGETANKELREIIEKQINYISGTIPTLLVKKGLEKSLKTRNDFYVLQDHYYLDVKALDSKAVLKDHGNMLTISASGTYQAETVFFEVLRQINPAFFAMDFENKNFGWLNPVKQVNYI, from the coding sequence ATGAGACACTATTACATTTATTTATTAAAGCCTGAAATTTCAACTAACTACTTTGGCAAGGAGTGGTTAATCTTTCAATTATTTGTTGAAGGGGAAACGGCTAATAAGGAACTTAGAGAAATAATTGAAAAGCAAATAAATTATATTAGTGGGACAATTCCTACATTACTAGTAAAAAAAGGCCTTGAGAAATCATTAAAAACTCGTAATGATTTTTATGTATTACAAGATCATTATTACTTAGATGTTAAAGCACTTGATAGCAAGGCTGTTTTGAAAGATCACGGGAATATGTTAACGATATCTGCCAGTGGTACTTATCAAGCTGAAACCGTCTTTTTTGAAGTGTTGCGGCAAATTAATCCTGCATTTTTTGCGATGGACTTTGAAAATAAAAATTTTGGCTGGTTAAACCCTGTTAAGCAAGTTAATTATATTTAA
- a CDS encoding YneF family protein, with protein sequence MTWMYILVGLLSLIAGVAIGFFIARKTMMNYLKKNPPINEKMLRVMMMQMGMNPSQKKITQMMKAMNNQTK encoded by the coding sequence ATGACTTGGATGTATATTTTAGTCGGCTTGTTATCATTAATTGCCGGTGTTGCGATTGGCTTTTTTATTGCCCGCAAAACAATGATGAATTACCTTAAGAAAAACCCACCTATTAATGAAAAGATGTTACGCGTGATGATGATGCAAATGGGTATGAATCCATCGCAAAAGAAAATTACGCAAATGATGAAAGCAATGAACAATCAAACGAAGTAA
- the mnmH gene encoding tRNA 2-selenouridine(34) synthase MnmH — MVSDEYKIPKLSIFQWNSEKCLTIDVRSPQEFNEATLPKAINVPIFNNEERVKVGTIYKQVGKVEAVKLGLSIYSKKIPDIFETIIKLKEQHPKKKIVIVCARGGMRSQSIASTLNMLGIHCYQLDGGFRTYRSLIVDKLNEYANVEKRFFIVSGNTGSKKTIILQKLKREGYPVLDLEDLAGHRGSAFGGIGLEVRSQKKFESLLVAELEYYQDSPYYIIESESKRIGNIIVPDFIINGKKTGINIELVYPLQNRVQHIMETYQPNKYGKEILEAFMVIKKRMPVPIGTEIHNLLLNKQYDLAFELLLKNYYDPQYVHASSQNDQLHHQLKFTQITEAVEGVKKVIAHYEYQLKKIEGMVQL; from the coding sequence ATGGTTTCTGATGAATACAAAATACCTAAACTATCTATTTTCCAGTGGAATTCAGAAAAATGTTTAACAATTGACGTTCGATCTCCACAAGAGTTTAATGAGGCAACTTTACCTAAAGCTATTAATGTACCAATCTTTAATAATGAAGAACGGGTTAAGGTAGGTACTATCTATAAGCAAGTAGGAAAAGTTGAAGCAGTTAAGCTAGGATTATCAATTTATTCTAAGAAGATACCTGATATTTTTGAAACTATCATAAAACTAAAAGAACAGCATCCTAAAAAGAAGATAGTTATTGTATGCGCTAGAGGTGGTATGAGAAGTCAAAGTATTGCCTCTACATTAAATATGCTAGGTATTCATTGTTACCAGTTAGATGGCGGTTTTCGAACTTATCGTAGTTTAATTGTAGACAAGCTTAACGAGTATGCAAATGTAGAGAAGCGTTTTTTTATCGTTTCAGGAAATACAGGTTCGAAAAAAACGATTATCCTGCAAAAATTAAAACGAGAAGGATATCCTGTACTAGATCTTGAAGATTTAGCAGGGCATCGTGGTTCTGCCTTTGGTGGGATTGGTTTAGAAGTGAGATCGCAAAAGAAGTTTGAATCATTGTTAGTTGCTGAGCTAGAATACTACCAGGATTCGCCTTACTATATTATTGAATCGGAAAGCAAACGGATAGGAAATATCATTGTGCCAGACTTTATTATTAATGGGAAAAAGACAGGTATTAATATTGAATTAGTATATCCATTACAAAATAGAGTACAACATATAATGGAAACCTATCAACCAAATAAGTATGGAAAAGAAATTCTAGAGGCGTTTATGGTCATAAAAAAACGGATGCCTGTGCCGATTGGGACAGAAATACACAACCTATTGCTAAACAAGCAATATGATTTAGCATTTGAACTACTACTAAAAAACTACTATGATCCGCAATATGTTCATGCTTCATCGCAAAATGACCAGCTTCATCACCAACTTAAGTTTACACAAATTACTGAAGCAGTTGAAGGTGTAAAAAAAGTAATAGCTCATTATGAATATCAACTTAAAAAAATTGAAGGAATGGTTCAATTATGA
- a CDS encoding ABC transporter transmembrane domain-containing protein, which produces MKVFIDLLWFFKEEKRKYLMGILLLAFVSLLSLLPPYIVGVIVDHIEKRTLTFTTLFSWGGVLFAVAVAVYIFRYFWRIMIFGASIRLARKLRNQLYEHFTKMSPNFYHSRRTGDLMAHSTNDIRAVEQTAGIGVLTLVDSLLMGSFVIITMAFTISWKLTLICLIPMPFMALATSYYGSLLHERFGKAQAAFSSLNDKVQESMSGIRVIKTFGYEKDDVESFREKSEDVVQKNISVAKVDALFDPTISLIVSISFFLSILFGARYVVADELTIGQLTSFTIYLGLLIWPMLAFGWLFNIVERGRASYNRVSSLLSVKADIEDAEKTVSEQPIGTIEYRINRFTYTDEEVVLQDVSFHLNKGETLGVVGRTGSGKTTLMKLFMRQFDLTDGDIYFSNRPIKEYSVEALRKSIGYVPQDHFLFSATIGDNIAFAKPKATMSEIIEAAKLASIHEDIIKLPDGYETIVGERGVTLSGGQKQRISIARALIANPEVLILDDSLSAVDAKTEEAILEALRGVRRDKTTMITAHRLSAIKHANLIVVLDHGKIVQKGTHDELMSVDGWYKEMYEKQKLETLVEQGGSKDE; this is translated from the coding sequence ATGAAGGTTTTTATCGATTTACTATGGTTCTTTAAGGAAGAAAAAAGAAAGTACCTAATGGGAATTTTGTTACTTGCCTTTGTGTCGCTACTTTCCCTACTTCCACCATATATAGTTGGGGTAATTGTCGACCATATTGAAAAGAGAACGTTAACGTTTACCACGCTTTTCTCGTGGGGGGGAGTTCTTTTCGCAGTTGCGGTGGCCGTTTATATTTTCCGTTATTTTTGGCGGATTATGATTTTTGGTGCATCGATCCGATTAGCGAGGAAACTGCGAAATCAACTATATGAACACTTTACTAAGATGTCGCCTAATTTTTATCATTCAAGACGTACTGGGGATTTAATGGCCCATTCCACAAACGACATAAGAGCTGTCGAACAAACAGCTGGAATTGGTGTCTTAACACTTGTGGACTCTTTACTAATGGGCAGCTTCGTTATTATCACAATGGCATTTACGATCAGTTGGAAACTGACATTAATTTGCTTAATTCCAATGCCATTTATGGCCCTTGCTACAAGTTATTATGGCTCGTTACTTCACGAACGTTTTGGCAAAGCTCAAGCTGCCTTTTCTAGTTTAAATGATAAGGTACAAGAAAGTATGTCAGGAATTAGAGTTATTAAAACTTTTGGCTACGAAAAAGACGATGTTGAATCATTTCGAGAAAAGTCTGAAGATGTTGTTCAAAAAAACATCTCTGTTGCAAAGGTCGATGCATTATTTGATCCAACCATTTCTCTAATTGTCTCGATCTCTTTTTTCTTGTCAATTCTTTTTGGGGCAAGGTATGTAGTCGCTGATGAATTAACAATTGGACAATTAACGAGTTTTACGATTTATTTAGGCTTATTGATTTGGCCAATGTTAGCATTTGGCTGGTTATTTAACATTGTTGAAAGGGGTCGTGCCTCTTATAATCGTGTATCTTCGTTACTAAGTGTAAAAGCCGATATTGAAGATGCAGAAAAAACAGTTTCAGAACAACCTATAGGAACCATCGAGTACAGAATTAATCGTTTTACATACACCGACGAAGAAGTTGTTCTACAAGATGTTTCGTTTCATTTAAATAAAGGTGAAACGTTAGGAGTAGTTGGTCGAACAGGAAGTGGAAAAACAACGTTAATGAAGTTATTTATGCGGCAGTTCGATTTAACAGACGGAGATATTTATTTTTCAAATCGTCCTATTAAAGAATATTCAGTTGAAGCCCTTCGTAAATCAATTGGCTATGTACCGCAAGATCACTTTTTGTTTTCAGCAACGATCGGTGACAATATTGCTTTTGCTAAACCGAAAGCAACAATGTCAGAAATTATTGAAGCGGCCAAACTTGCTTCCATTCATGAAGATATTATTAAACTACCTGATGGATATGAAACAATTGTCGGTGAACGGGGTGTGACGTTATCTGGAGGCCAAAAGCAGCGAATTTCGATTGCGCGAGCACTAATTGCCAATCCAGAAGTTCTAATTTTAGATGATAGTTTATCAGCTGTTGATGCAAAAACAGAAGAGGCGATATTAGAGGCACTGCGAGGCGTTCGTCGGGATAAAACGACCATGATTACAGCTCACCGCTTAAGCGCCATCAAACATGCTAATCTCATTGTTGTTTTAGATCATGGAAAAATCGTTCAAAAAGGAACTCATGACGAGTTAATGTCTGTAGATGGTTGGTATAAAGAGATGTATGAAAAACAAAAGCTAGAAACGCTAGTAGAACAGGGAGGCTCAAAAGATGAGTGA